The following proteins are co-located in the Paenibacillus sp. FSL H8-0079 genome:
- a CDS encoding aldehyde dehydrogenase: protein MDQAKQLVTEQRTFFYTGQTKNIEYRINALQQLRKGIEKYQQRIQDALRADLNKSEAEAYGSEIRIVLGELDFALEHLQEWAAPRQVPTNSAMPDGVSTIYPEPYGVALIIAPWNYPFQLAFGPLIGAIAAGNCAVIKPSELTPAVSRLTYDLIQEIFPQEYIAVMEGEVEASTALLKEKSDYIFFTGSTGVGRIVMKAAAEHLTPVTLELGGKSPAIVHNDADLKLVAQRIVRGKFLNAGQTCVAPDYLLVHEQVHDELIDLISTEIKDKFGDDVLQNADFPHIVNARNFDRLSKFLTDGKTLIGGRSVREQLLIEPTVLGDVNWESPVMQEEIFGPILPVFTYSDLNPMLEEIVRRPKPLALYLFTQDEQLQEQVLNQVSFGGGCINDTLSHMTSHYLPFGGVGESGMGSYHGQQSFDVFSHHKSVLKRSK from the coding sequence ATGGATCAAGCAAAACAACTGGTTACAGAACAACGTACATTTTTTTATACAGGTCAAACTAAAAATATCGAGTATCGGATTAATGCTCTTCAACAGCTTAGAAAAGGAATCGAAAAGTATCAGCAACGGATTCAAGATGCACTTCGGGCTGATCTGAACAAATCTGAGGCGGAAGCTTACGGTTCCGAGATTCGCATTGTGCTGGGAGAACTGGATTTCGCATTAGAGCACCTGCAGGAATGGGCTGCCCCAAGACAAGTTCCAACCAATTCGGCTATGCCGGATGGGGTGAGCACTATTTATCCTGAACCTTACGGAGTCGCCCTTATTATTGCACCTTGGAACTATCCTTTCCAACTGGCCTTCGGTCCACTGATTGGAGCAATTGCAGCCGGTAACTGTGCAGTTATCAAGCCTTCTGAATTAACACCAGCCGTATCTCGTCTGACGTATGATCTGATTCAGGAGATCTTCCCTCAAGAGTATATTGCCGTTATGGAAGGGGAGGTTGAGGCCAGCACAGCATTGTTGAAAGAGAAGTCCGATTATATTTTCTTCACAGGCAGTACGGGTGTTGGTCGCATTGTTATGAAGGCAGCTGCAGAGCACTTGACTCCTGTAACTCTTGAGTTGGGAGGTAAGAGTCCTGCTATTGTCCATAATGATGCAGATCTGAAGCTGGTGGCCCAGCGTATTGTACGTGGTAAATTCCTGAATGCAGGGCAAACTTGCGTTGCTCCGGATTATTTGCTTGTACATGAACAAGTTCATGACGAATTGATCGATCTGATTAGCACAGAGATCAAAGATAAATTTGGAGATGATGTGTTACAGAATGCTGATTTCCCGCATATTGTCAACGCACGTAACTTTGATCGGTTGTCGAAATTCCTCACAGATGGTAAAACGCTCATAGGTGGACGTTCTGTACGTGAGCAGTTGCTTATTGAGCCGACTGTACTTGGAGATGTGAACTGGGAATCACCTGTCATGCAAGAAGAGATCTTCGGTCCGATTCTTCCTGTATTTACGTACAGTGACCTGAACCCAATGCTAGAGGAGATTGTTCGCCGGCCAAAACCATTGGCGTTATATCTCTTCACACAAGATGAGCAACTGCAGGAGCAGGTTCTGAATCAAGTGTCCTTCGGTGGGGGATGTATTAATGACACCCTTTCTCATATGACTTCACACTATCTCCCGTTTGGTGGTGTAGGAGAGAGCGGTATGGGCTCATATCACGGACAACAGAGCTTTGATGTGTTCTCGCATCATAAGAGTGTTCTGAAACGCAGTAAATAA